In the Victivallis sp. Marseille-Q1083 genome, one interval contains:
- a CDS encoding ATP-binding protein — MNIKQKFLISFGILLLAFAVPGILMLRQVDKLGRAVDVILRENYQSVIICQNVNEALERIDSGLLFSFAGQTAAPGFFSEQVDKIEREWKAELDNITVPTEGARAEKVARMLAEYIALLPELRKPERPSTERMSFYREKAFPLFQELKQEIGGILTVNQNNMTEANNLARTEADHLFRRGIGLLIGCFAFIIVFSLLLTRWIQRPLQKLIDMTNEIANGNLALAPDSKSNDEIGQLARSFNAMAIALRNARSQLVGRLHRSEQMNKDVFSELPTPIAVFDIRSERIELATRSARQYFGLEEGRKLGEFSFEWLPDIFRQVRQNGVVSISGKNDGIIQHFIDGKEFFFQPMAVPLPADAQVEQLTGVVVILKDVTLAHEQQELKRSVISTVSHQLRTPLTSLQMSIYLLLEEKCGALNPDQLDLIMTMRDDSQRLTEIIGDLLDLNKASKPGKLVTEPHAPNELLLNAKDRFLAECQSHSITLETDCDPLAPAVPVALNRINYAFDNLIGNAVRFTPPGGKIRLSAKARDNAVEFAVSDTGCGMSEEVATHVFEPFYRGPGQDAVSGVGLGLAIVKEIITAHGGNINVRSKENTGTVFTFTLPTGGDQSCS, encoded by the coding sequence ATGAATATCAAACAGAAATTTCTAATCTCGTTCGGAATCCTGCTGCTGGCGTTCGCGGTCCCGGGGATTTTGATGCTCCGCCAGGTGGATAAGCTTGGCCGCGCCGTGGATGTCATTCTTCGCGAAAATTACCAGAGTGTCATCATCTGTCAGAATGTCAACGAGGCGCTGGAACGCATTGACAGCGGTCTTCTGTTCTCTTTCGCAGGCCAGACCGCCGCCCCCGGCTTTTTCTCCGAGCAGGTCGACAAGATCGAACGGGAGTGGAAAGCGGAACTGGACAACATCACCGTTCCGACCGAGGGCGCGCGGGCGGAAAAAGTCGCCAGGATGCTGGCCGAATACATCGCACTGCTGCCGGAGCTCCGGAAACCGGAACGCCCTTCGACGGAGCGGATGAGCTTCTATCGTGAAAAGGCCTTTCCGCTCTTTCAGGAACTGAAACAGGAAATCGGCGGTATTCTGACCGTGAACCAGAACAATATGACCGAAGCCAACAACCTCGCCCGTACGGAAGCGGACCACCTGTTCCGGCGCGGGATCGGGCTGCTGATCGGCTGTTTCGCGTTCATCATCGTCTTCTCATTGCTTCTGACGCGCTGGATTCAGCGGCCGCTGCAGAAACTGATCGATATGACCAACGAGATCGCCAACGGCAATCTCGCACTGGCGCCGGATTCAAAATCCAACGACGAGATCGGCCAGCTGGCGCGTTCGTTCAACGCGATGGCGATCGCGCTGCGCAACGCCCGCAGCCAGCTGGTCGGGCGACTCCACCGTTCCGAGCAGATGAACAAGGATGTGTTCAGCGAGCTGCCGACTCCGATCGCGGTTTTCGATATCCGCAGCGAACGGATCGAGCTGGCGACCCGGAGCGCGCGCCAATATTTCGGTTTGGAAGAGGGGCGGAAGCTCGGCGAATTTTCCTTCGAATGGCTGCCGGACATATTCCGGCAGGTCCGCCAGAACGGCGTCGTCAGCATTTCCGGCAAAAACGACGGCATCATCCAGCATTTCATCGACGGCAAGGAATTCTTCTTTCAGCCCATGGCCGTGCCGCTTCCGGCCGACGCCCAGGTCGAACAGCTCACCGGCGTCGTGGTGATCCTGAAAGATGTCACGCTGGCCCACGAACAGCAGGAACTCAAGCGCAGCGTGATTTCCACCGTGTCGCACCAGCTCAGAACGCCGCTGACCAGCCTGCAGATGTCGATTTACCTGTTGCTGGAAGAAAAGTGCGGCGCGCTCAATCCCGACCAACTCGACCTGATCATGACCATGCGTGACGACAGCCAGCGGCTGACCGAGATCATCGGCGACCTCCTGGACCTCAACAAAGCCTCCAAACCCGGCAAACTCGTCACCGAACCGCATGCGCCGAATGAATTGCTGCTGAATGCGAAGGACCGTTTCCTGGCGGAATGCCAATCGCATTCCATCACGCTGGAAACCGATTGCGATCCGCTGGCGCCGGCCGTGCCGGTGGCGTTGAACCGGATCAATTACGCGTTTGACAACCTGATCGGCAACGCGGTCCGGTTCACTCCCCCGGGCGGGAAAATCCGGCTTTCGGCCAAAGCGCGGGACAATGCCGTCGAATTCGCCGTTTCTGACACCGGGTGCGGCATGTCCGAAGAGGTGGCAACCCACGTTTTCGAGCCGTTTTACCGCGGCCCCGGGCAGGATGCCGTCAGCGGCGTCGGCCTCGGACTGGCGATCGTCAAGGAAATCATCACCGCCCACGGCGGCAACATCAACGTGCGGAGCAAAGAGAATACCGGTACCGTATTCACCTTTACCCTGCCAACCGGAGGAGATCAATCATGCTCTTAA
- the hisD gene encoding histidinol dehydrogenase has translation MQKLDCRDRNFADRLQQLYNRPSYPPEIEESVRKIILDVRADGDAALCKYAKMFDHVDLEPAQIPVGEEEIRKAASKVDSEAKRAIKAALTNITDFSRQRIPQPWSHSPRPGVVVGERFEPMERIGVYIPGGTAPLVSTVLHTAGIAKAAGVREIVAVTPPNAAGEIHPAVLYAMSKAGVSEIYRLGGVYGIAAMAYGTETVRKVDKIVGPGNAYVTAAKKLVYGAVAIDMVAGPSEIMIIADANCNPEFIAADMLSQAEHGSGLEQAVLLCDSEALIEEVEAAILRQKAQLSRLETVDKVLNHGTFLIRVEDFDQAAEIAGAYAPEHLEISCKGAGMVAKKVKAAGAIFIGQWTPEPIGDFCAGPSHVLPTAGSARFFSGLTVEGFFRRMSIINYQRGAMRKEVPVVEKFAEMEGLAAHGRSAAIRIEE, from the coding sequence ATGCAGAAACTGGATTGTCGCGACCGGAATTTTGCCGACCGTTTGCAACAGCTTTACAACCGGCCGAGTTATCCGCCTGAAATTGAGGAGAGCGTTCGCAAAATCATTCTCGACGTCAGGGCCGACGGCGATGCCGCATTGTGCAAATATGCCAAAATGTTCGATCATGTCGATCTCGAACCGGCGCAGATTCCGGTCGGCGAGGAGGAAATCCGCAAGGCCGCGTCCAAAGTCGATTCCGAAGCCAAGCGGGCGATCAAGGCGGCGTTGACCAACATTACCGACTTTTCCCGGCAGCGGATTCCGCAGCCGTGGAGTCATTCGCCGCGTCCCGGCGTCGTGGTCGGCGAGCGGTTCGAGCCGATGGAACGCATCGGCGTCTACATTCCCGGCGGCACTGCGCCGCTGGTCTCCACCGTGCTCCACACTGCCGGTATCGCCAAGGCGGCCGGGGTCCGGGAGATCGTCGCGGTGACGCCGCCGAATGCCGCCGGCGAAATTCATCCGGCGGTGCTTTATGCGATGAGCAAAGCCGGCGTTTCCGAAATTTACCGGCTCGGCGGCGTCTACGGCATTGCGGCGATGGCTTACGGCACTGAAACGGTCCGCAAGGTCGACAAAATCGTCGGCCCCGGCAATGCGTACGTTACCGCCGCCAAGAAACTGGTGTACGGCGCGGTGGCGATCGATATGGTCGCCGGACCGTCGGAAATCATGATCATCGCCGACGCCAATTGCAATCCGGAATTCATCGCTGCCGACATGTTGTCGCAGGCGGAGCACGGCAGCGGGCTGGAACAGGCGGTGCTGTTGTGCGACAGCGAAGCGTTGATCGAAGAAGTCGAAGCGGCGATTCTGCGGCAGAAAGCGCAGTTGTCCCGCCTGGAGACCGTCGACAAGGTGTTGAATCACGGTACATTCCTGATCCGGGTGGAGGATTTCGATCAGGCGGCGGAAATTGCCGGGGCCTACGCGCCGGAGCATCTGGAGATTTCCTGCAAGGGCGCCGGCATGGTCGCCAAGAAGGTCAAGGCCGCCGGCGCGATTTTCATCGGCCAATGGACGCCGGAACCGATCGGCGATTTCTGCGCCGGTCCCAGCCATGTGCTGCCGACCGCCGGCAGTGCTCGCTTTTTCAGCGGCCTGACCGTCGAAGGTTTCTTTCGCCGGATGAGCATCATCAATTATCAGCGCGGCGCGATGCGCAAAGAAGTGCCGGTCGTCGAGAAATTCGCCGAAATGGAAGGCCTGGCGGCGCATGGCCGCAGTGCGGCAATACGGATTGAGGAATAG
- a CDS encoding peptidylprolyl isomerase, translating into MKKFSYVMLTAGFLSAGGSLVAAEEAAQTAVPEQPVAAPAAPAAPADPEAIWNVLPEVVAEYNGQKVTREDIKNMILGGSPDGKLPPELTAEMLEQAAYQLVHQYVQTHLLLEEAAKAGIKPSKEAALKVFSEQLESLSPEQLEPLKAYLQQQEKPQTIDEYVETIAGTKEAQEQIAINEFLQKEIIDKLPDSDTALKEFYEANKDKLVEPGDPEGSLRASHILVKVDKDASAEDKAAAKAKAEDLLGKVKGGESFEAVAKANSDCPSKVKGGSLGMFKEGDMVKEFEDAVKEAKDGEIVGPVETQFGYHIIRRDASVAGGKTIPFEEFKQKAADTFRQQEQQKAVGEYLEKLDQAAKVQYFVEKPQMPMFNMPPAEMQ; encoded by the coding sequence ATGAAAAAATTCTCTTATGTTATGCTGACTGCCGGTTTTCTCAGCGCGGGCGGTTCGCTGGTGGCTGCCGAAGAAGCGGCGCAGACCGCCGTACCGGAACAACCGGTCGCCGCTCCGGCCGCTCCGGCCGCTCCGGCCGACCCGGAGGCGATTTGGAACGTGTTGCCGGAAGTGGTTGCGGAATACAACGGGCAGAAAGTTACCCGTGAAGATATCAAAAATATGATTTTGGGCGGTTCTCCGGACGGCAAGCTGCCGCCGGAATTGACGGCGGAAATGTTGGAACAGGCGGCATACCAGCTCGTCCACCAGTATGTCCAGACGCACTTGCTGCTGGAGGAAGCGGCCAAAGCCGGCATCAAGCCGTCCAAGGAAGCGGCGCTGAAAGTATTTTCCGAGCAGCTCGAATCGCTGTCGCCGGAGCAGTTGGAGCCGTTGAAGGCCTATCTCCAGCAGCAGGAGAAACCGCAGACGATCGATGAATATGTCGAAACGATTGCCGGCACGAAAGAAGCGCAGGAGCAGATTGCCATCAACGAATTCCTCCAGAAGGAAATCATCGACAAACTGCCCGATAGCGATACAGCCCTCAAGGAATTTTATGAAGCGAACAAGGACAAACTGGTTGAACCGGGAGATCCGGAAGGCTCGTTGCGCGCTTCCCATATTCTGGTGAAAGTGGACAAGGACGCTTCCGCCGAGGACAAGGCGGCGGCCAAGGCCAAAGCTGAAGATTTGCTCGGCAAAGTCAAAGGCGGCGAATCCTTCGAGGCGGTGGCCAAGGCGAACAGCGATTGCCCGAGCAAGGTGAAGGGCGGTTCGCTCGGCATGTTCAAGGAAGGCGATATGGTCAAAGAGTTCGAAGATGCCGTGAAAGAAGCCAAGGATGGTGAAATCGTCGGACCGGTGGAGACGCAGTTCGGTTACCACATCATCCGTCGCGATGCGTCGGTTGCCGGCGGAAAAACCATTCCGTTCGAAGAATTCAAGCAGAAGGCGGCCGATACTTTCCGGCAGCAGGAGCAGCAGAAAGCGGTCGGGGAATATCTCGAAAAGCTCGACCAGGCTGCCAAGGTCCAGTATTTCGTCGAAAAACCGCAGATGCCGATGTTCAACATGCCGCCGGCGGAGATGCAGTAA
- a CDS encoding universal stress protein gives MNNVPDKFLTMIRNARRGRHKIYLGYCAGVGKTCQMLKEALRLRDVEKLDVVIGILETHGRSETAACRGDLEAVPRRKILYRKIEITEMDVPAILARRPQVVLVDELAHTNVPGSKHLKRYQDVEELLDAGIHVISTLNVQHLESLYEIVEKNTGVKVKERIPDWVVTRADEVVNVDVSTADLRERIRSGRVYAADRIDAALANFFQDSNLQQLRELTLRELAAQLDLKFREKTGSVEREDSANPDQVLICLSSHSPNADALLRYGSRLAGRLNRNWYALYVQTSKESAIRINAETQRRLANTLELARQVGATVFTFKSDNIVETILQFAREHRVGHIVIGPSARKLSWLDRLLGKSTLLEQLTLANRDFKIVVTENRQETFSG, from the coding sequence TTGAATAACGTTCCGGACAAATTTCTCACCATGATCCGCAACGCCCGGCGCGGACGGCACAAAATCTACCTCGGCTATTGCGCCGGGGTGGGAAAGACCTGTCAGATGCTCAAGGAAGCGCTGCGGCTCCGGGACGTGGAAAAGCTCGACGTGGTGATCGGCATTCTGGAAACCCACGGGCGGTCCGAAACCGCCGCCTGCCGGGGCGATCTGGAAGCGGTGCCGCGCCGGAAGATTCTCTACCGCAAGATCGAGATCACCGAGATGGACGTCCCGGCAATTCTGGCGCGCCGGCCGCAGGTGGTGCTGGTCGACGAACTGGCGCACACCAATGTGCCCGGCTCGAAACATCTCAAGCGCTATCAGGATGTGGAGGAGCTGCTGGACGCCGGAATCCATGTGATTTCAACCCTGAACGTACAGCATCTCGAAAGCCTCTATGAGATCGTCGAGAAAAACACCGGCGTCAAAGTCAAGGAGCGGATTCCCGACTGGGTAGTAACCCGCGCCGACGAAGTGGTCAATGTAGATGTTTCGACGGCTGATCTGCGGGAACGCATCCGTTCCGGCCGCGTCTATGCGGCAGACCGGATCGATGCGGCTCTCGCGAATTTCTTTCAGGACAGCAATCTCCAGCAGCTTCGGGAACTGACGCTGCGGGAGCTTGCCGCCCAGCTTGATTTGAAATTCCGCGAGAAAACCGGCAGCGTCGAACGGGAAGACAGCGCCAATCCCGATCAGGTGCTGATCTGCCTCTCTTCGCACAGTCCGAACGCCGACGCGCTGCTGCGTTACGGTTCGCGGCTGGCCGGACGGCTGAACCGCAACTGGTACGCGCTGTACGTACAGACATCAAAGGAGAGCGCCATCCGGATCAACGCCGAAACCCAGCGCCGGTTAGCCAATACCCTGGAACTGGCGCGTCAGGTGGGAGCGACGGTTTTCACCTTCAAAAGCGACAACATCGTCGAAACCATCCTGCAATTTGCGCGTGAACACCGGGTCGGCCATATCGTGATCGGCCCTTCCGCCCGGAAACTCTCGTGGCTCGACCGCCTGCTCGGCAAATCGACGCTGCTGGAACAGTTGACCCTGGCCAATCGTGACTTCAAGATCGTCGTCACCGAAAACCGGCAGGAAACGTTTTCCGGCTGA
- the panC gene encoding pantoate--beta-alanine ligase, protein MEIFKTVSEMQQFALAARRAGRTIAVVPTMGYLHAGHFSLIDRAVAEADLVIVTIFVNPTQFGPNEDLDKYPRDFERDVVNCEAHGATAVFAPSPEAMYCPDHSVWVAEETLSRELCGRTRPVHFRGVTTVVTKLFNITQAEIAVFGRKDAQQALIIQRMVRDLNMPVRIIVAPLVRDADQLALSSRNRYLSPEERSRALSISRSLLAAEAKLKGAGPALAEAAAAEVAAEIAANGGRIDYVSALDADTLQPVTPATRRLLLAVAAYFGATRLIDNIYLEF, encoded by the coding sequence ATGGAAATTTTCAAAACCGTTTCGGAAATGCAGCAGTTCGCGCTGGCCGCCCGCCGGGCCGGCAGGACGATCGCCGTCGTGCCGACGATGGGGTATCTGCACGCCGGGCATTTTTCGCTGATCGACCGGGCGGTGGCGGAGGCCGACTTGGTCATCGTCACCATTTTCGTCAATCCGACCCAGTTCGGACCGAATGAAGACCTTGACAAATATCCGCGTGATTTCGAGCGCGATGTCGTCAATTGCGAAGCGCACGGCGCAACCGCCGTTTTCGCGCCGTCGCCGGAGGCGATGTATTGTCCCGACCACAGCGTCTGGGTTGCCGAGGAAACGCTCTCCAGGGAGCTGTGCGGTCGGACCCGGCCGGTTCATTTCCGCGGCGTCACCACGGTGGTGACGAAATTGTTCAACATCACGCAGGCGGAAATCGCCGTATTCGGCCGGAAAGATGCCCAGCAGGCGTTGATCATCCAGCGGATGGTCCGCGATTTGAATATGCCGGTCCGGATTATCGTCGCGCCGCTGGTCCGCGATGCCGACCAACTGGCGCTGAGCTCCCGCAACCGTTATCTGTCGCCGGAAGAGCGGAGCCGGGCCCTGAGTATTTCCCGGTCGCTTTTGGCCGCCGAAGCGAAATTGAAGGGGGCTGGGCCGGCGCTTGCCGAGGCCGCCGCGGCCGAAGTCGCCGCGGAGATCGCCGCCAACGGCGGCAGAATCGATTATGTCAGCGCGTTGGATGCCGACACATTGCAGCCGGTGACGCCGGCGACCCGCCGGCTGCTGCTGGCGGTGGCCGCTTATTTCGGCGCCACCCGTTTGATCGATAACATTTATCTGGAATTTTGA
- the kdpA gene encoding potassium-transporting ATPase subunit KdpA: MNVILMIGTIGIAVALSIPLGKWMYRVLCPETDTKFEKLLHGVIGRAAQSDQNWKQYSAALLLFNLVMFVFVWLVLSFQQLLPLNPDRMGALNQDLVFNTVSSFVTNTNLQHYSGESALSYGSQLFGLMWLQFVSAATGMAALTALARWLGGSRQPNNFYLDLGRSTCGVLLPVAAVAALLLVFCGVPMTFEGAAIARTLEGAVQTIARGPVAAFVSIKQLGTNGGSFFGPNATHPLENVNFYSNLVECVSLVVIPMACVWLYGHITRHKRHALVIFLVMLAFLLVKISLAISLEQSPAPALRGLAVAECGNLEGKELRLGVTQSPIWATFTTCTSNGSVNSMHSSLNPLTGLVPLAGMWFNTTFGGIGVGFLGMFSYIIVAVFISGMMVGRTPEYLGKKVETREMKFALPILLLHPLCILGGVALFCVIPAWGRDTVLNPGFHGFTEMLYEFTSASANNGSGFEGLGDNTAPWNIATGVVMLLGRFIPIVLSLALAGSLAAKQFVPETVGTLKTDTGLFGGVLAGTVLFIGALLFLPVAVLGPVAEYLTNMGW, from the coding sequence ATGAATGTCATTCTGATGATCGGGACCATCGGCATCGCGGTGGCGCTCTCCATCCCGCTCGGGAAATGGATGTACCGCGTTCTGTGTCCCGAAACGGATACGAAATTCGAAAAACTGCTGCACGGCGTCATCGGCCGGGCGGCGCAAAGCGATCAGAATTGGAAACAGTACAGCGCCGCGCTGCTGCTGTTCAACCTGGTAATGTTCGTCTTCGTCTGGCTGGTGCTGTCATTCCAGCAGCTTCTGCCGCTGAATCCCGACCGGATGGGCGCGCTGAATCAGGATCTGGTGTTCAACACGGTTTCGTCATTCGTGACCAACACCAACCTGCAGCACTATTCCGGGGAGTCCGCGCTGAGTTACGGTTCGCAACTCTTCGGACTGATGTGGCTGCAGTTCGTCAGCGCGGCAACCGGCATGGCGGCGCTGACGGCGCTGGCGCGCTGGCTCGGCGGCTCGCGGCAACCGAACAACTTTTACCTGGACCTCGGGCGTTCGACCTGCGGCGTGCTGCTCCCGGTGGCGGCGGTCGCCGCGCTGCTGCTGGTCTTCTGCGGCGTTCCGATGACCTTTGAAGGCGCGGCAATCGCACGGACGCTGGAAGGAGCAGTGCAGACGATCGCCCGCGGCCCGGTGGCGGCTTTCGTTTCGATCAAACAGCTCGGCACCAACGGCGGCAGCTTCTTCGGCCCGAACGCCACGCATCCTTTGGAAAACGTGAACTTCTACAGCAACCTGGTCGAATGCGTCTCACTGGTGGTAATCCCGATGGCCTGCGTCTGGCTGTACGGCCATATCACGAGACACAAACGCCATGCGCTGGTGATTTTTCTGGTGATGCTGGCGTTTCTGCTGGTCAAAATCAGTCTGGCAATTTCGCTGGAACAATCTCCCGCGCCGGCCCTGCGCGGCCTCGCGGTCGCGGAGTGCGGCAACCTCGAAGGCAAGGAACTGCGGCTCGGCGTGACGCAAAGCCCGATCTGGGCGACGTTTACCACCTGTACCAGCAACGGATCGGTGAACAGCATGCATTCGAGCCTGAATCCGCTGACCGGCCTGGTACCGCTGGCGGGCATGTGGTTCAATACGACTTTCGGCGGCATCGGCGTGGGATTTCTCGGCATGTTCAGTTACATTATCGTCGCGGTGTTCATCTCCGGCATGATGGTCGGACGCACGCCGGAGTACCTCGGCAAGAAAGTCGAAACGCGGGAGATGAAATTCGCGCTGCCGATCCTGCTGCTGCATCCGCTGTGCATCCTTGGCGGCGTAGCGCTCTTCTGCGTGATTCCGGCCTGGGGCCGCGACACCGTGCTGAATCCGGGTTTCCACGGTTTCACCGAAATGCTTTATGAGTTCACCAGCGCCTCGGCCAACAACGGTTCCGGCTTCGAAGGACTGGGGGACAACACGGCGCCATGGAACATCGCCACCGGCGTCGTGATGCTGCTCGGACGCTTCATTCCGATCGTGCTCTCGCTGGCGCTCGCCGGAAGCCTCGCCGCCAAGCAATTCGTGCCGGAAACCGTCGGCACCCTGAAAACCGATACCGGGCTCTTCGGCGGCGTTCTGGCCGGAACGGTCCTGTTCATCGGAGCGCTGCTGTTCCTGCCGGTCGCCGTGCTGGGACCGGTCGCGGAATATCTGACTAACATGGGATGGTAA
- the kdpC gene encoding potassium-transporting ATPase subunit KdpC, which yields MISSIFGALRLALFSIFVCCVVYTLFIWGAAQLFVPESANGRLIRNSAGEVIGSSRIAQKFTADRYFHNRPSAVDYNGAGAGGSNLASTSPALRERAEKLIAEYGATAANPLPADLVTASGSGLDPHISLAAARCQIPRIAEARSVPEEAVGKIVRESVSYPGGFIRSEPFVNVLELNLKLDQLN from the coding sequence ATGATTTCTTCAATCTTCGGGGCCTTGCGGCTCGCACTGTTTTCAATCTTCGTCTGCTGTGTGGTCTATACGCTGTTCATCTGGGGCGCCGCTCAGCTCTTCGTACCGGAAAGCGCCAACGGCCGGCTGATTCGCAATTCCGCCGGAGAGGTGATCGGCAGCTCACGGATCGCCCAGAAGTTCACCGCGGACCGTTACTTCCACAACCGTCCGTCGGCGGTGGATTACAACGGTGCCGGAGCCGGCGGCAGCAATCTGGCCTCGACTTCGCCGGCACTGCGCGAACGAGCCGAAAAACTGATCGCCGAATACGGAGCGACGGCCGCGAATCCGTTGCCGGCCGACCTGGTCACCGCATCGGGAAGCGGCCTCGACCCGCACATCTCGCTTGCCGCCGCCCGCTGCCAGATTCCGCGCATTGCCGAAGCCCGTTCGGTTCCGGAAGAAGCGGTTGGCAAAATCGTGCGCGAAAGTGTATCTTATCCGGGCGGTTTCATCCGGTCGGAACCGTTCGTCAACGTGCTTGAACTCAACCTCAAACTGGATCAACTGAATTGA
- the kdpB gene encoding potassium-transporting ATPase subunit KdpB, with translation MSKLTRKNSRRATIFDPALMRVAFKQSFRMLNPAQMARNPVMFVTEIGAVLTSLVWVLEPSSLYTGAVSFILWLTVLFANFAEALAEARGKAQADSLKDSRRTTPARLVTPSGEIRRIDSDQLKAGDVVLVAAGEAIPGDGEVIEGVASIDESAITGESAAVVREAGSDRSGVTGGTRVLSDEIKVRITAGAGESFLDRMISLVEGAVRQKTPNELALAVTLAGLTLGFLLVTVTLYPIARYFEVTIPLPTLIALLVCLIPTTIGALLAAVGLAGMDRALSANVLAKSGKAVELAGDIDTLLLDKTGTITVGNRLASDFFPVAKVSRERLIESAMRASFGDATPEGKSIVRLGEKELGTRAPFDRHSGKVIEFSAQTRLSGTDDGREYRKGASDAIVAQARAVPADLRELVEEVARKGSTPIVVMENREILGVVALSDVLKTGIRDRFARLRAMGLRVVMVTGDNPLTAQAIAAEAGVDDFIAEAKPEDKLAYIRKEQAQGRLVAMMGDGTNDAPALAQADIGIAMNSGTQAAKEAGNMVDLDSDPTKLIEVIEIGKQLLMTRGALTTFSIANDLAKYFAIIPAIFLLAIPELAVLNVMKLATPASAILSALIFNAIIIPLLIPIALKGVKYRPLGADALLARNIFIYGLGGVIAPFIGIKLIDLALTAAGLA, from the coding sequence ATGAGCAAACTCACTCGTAAAAACAGCCGCCGGGCAACGATTTTCGATCCCGCCCTGATGCGTGTGGCATTCAAACAATCGTTCCGAATGCTCAATCCGGCCCAAATGGCCCGCAACCCGGTGATGTTCGTCACCGAAATCGGCGCGGTTCTGACCTCGCTGGTCTGGGTTCTGGAGCCATCCAGCCTTTACACCGGTGCAGTGAGCTTCATTCTGTGGCTCACCGTGCTTTTCGCCAACTTTGCCGAGGCACTGGCCGAAGCGCGCGGCAAAGCGCAGGCCGACAGCTTGAAGGACAGCCGCCGGACAACCCCGGCCCGGCTGGTGACGCCATCCGGCGAAATCCGCCGGATCGACTCGGATCAGTTGAAGGCCGGCGACGTGGTGCTGGTCGCTGCCGGAGAAGCGATTCCCGGCGACGGCGAAGTGATCGAAGGGGTCGCGAGCATCGACGAATCCGCCATCACCGGCGAATCCGCCGCCGTCGTCAGGGAAGCGGGGAGCGACCGTTCCGGCGTCACCGGCGGCACCCGGGTGCTGTCCGACGAAATCAAAGTACGGATCACCGCCGGGGCGGGCGAATCGTTCCTCGACCGGATGATCTCGCTGGTGGAAGGCGCGGTCCGGCAGAAGACGCCGAACGAACTGGCACTGGCCGTGACGCTGGCCGGGTTGACGCTCGGCTTCCTGCTGGTGACGGTGACGCTGTATCCGATTGCGCGTTATTTCGAGGTGACGATTCCGCTGCCGACGCTGATCGCGCTCCTGGTCTGCCTGATTCCGACCACCATCGGCGCCCTGCTGGCGGCGGTCGGCCTCGCCGGCATGGACCGCGCGCTCTCCGCCAATGTGCTCGCCAAAAGCGGCAAAGCAGTCGAGCTCGCCGGCGACATCGACACGCTGCTGCTGGATAAGACCGGCACGATTACCGTCGGCAACCGCCTTGCCAGCGACTTTTTCCCGGTAGCGAAGGTTTCCCGCGAACGGCTGATTGAAAGCGCGATGCGGGCGAGCTTCGGCGATGCCACCCCGGAAGGGAAATCCATCGTCAGGCTCGGAGAAAAAGAGCTGGGAACCCGCGCCCCCTTCGACCGGCACTCCGGCAAGGTGATCGAGTTCTCCGCCCAAACCCGGCTCTCCGGAACCGACGACGGCCGCGAATACCGCAAAGGCGCTTCCGATGCGATTGTCGCGCAGGCCCGTGCGGTACCGGCAGATTTGCGGGAACTCGTGGAGGAAGTCGCTCGCAAGGGCAGCACGCCGATCGTCGTGATGGAAAACCGGGAAATCCTCGGCGTGGTAGCGCTCTCCGACGTGCTGAAGACCGGCATCCGGGACCGTTTCGCCCGGCTGCGCGCCATGGGCCTGCGGGTGGTGATGGTCACCGGCGACAATCCGCTGACCGCCCAGGCCATCGCGGCGGAGGCGGGTGTCGACGACTTCATCGCCGAAGCGAAACCGGAGGACAAGCTTGCCTATATCCGCAAGGAACAGGCGCAGGGGCGCCTGGTCGCCATGATGGGCGACGGCACCAATGACGCTCCGGCACTGGCCCAGGCCGACATCGGCATCGCGATGAACTCCGGCACCCAGGCGGCGAAGGAAGCGGGCAACATGGTCGATCTCGACAGCGATCCGACCAAACTGATCGAAGTCATCGAGATCGGCAAACAACTGCTGATGACCCGCGGCGCGCTCACCACTTTTTCGATCGCCAACGATCTGGCGAAATATTTCGCGATCATCCCGGCAATCTTCCTGCTGGCGATTCCGGAACTGGCGGTGCTGAACGTGATGAAACTCGCCACCCCGGCGAGCGCGATTCTTTCGGCGCTGATCTTCAACGCGATCATCATTCCGCTGCTGATTCCGATCGCGCTCAAAGGAGTGAAATACCGTCCGCTCGGAGCGGACGCGCTGCTGGCGCGCAATATCTTCATCTACGGACTGGGCGGCGTGATCGCCCCCTTCATCGGCATCAAACTCATCGACCTGGCGCTGACTGCCGCCGGTCTGGCTTAA